A single region of the Mercenaria mercenaria strain notata chromosome 6, MADL_Memer_1, whole genome shotgun sequence genome encodes:
- the LOC123548735 gene encoding uncharacterized protein LOC123548735 isoform X1, translating to MFSLNITQLRCYILMKMILKTFINPQCDGVLSSFMCKTVLFHCIQNTHSNNWVKSNLLACLMCCLSVLQNFVRKENCPHFVIPENNLMAGRISRHNKHKIVEILENILQGEGRALLEIPTDDLGMRLQVKMNMGEALQYYLTPSQINAHISAQLLLYTADAVSFNHKLLLKEIRHDGNERVHERLSDYMLTLTRMYREMGFSSLEKSAVRLLAPLLSSSLGSVIASHNIYTTHSISPEALGWFSVGLNSDVASGRLKLASALCCVGDIERAEFVLRNIKEKYDLNTVEPRCRCYDHFMNYPRQGFRHKCNTGNEELITYNIAFCVRFLRCEICCVPEELQYEMFRSTQEDRLERDGKSDHWMDWAVADSLPYLYFLQYKIYGALQRLADQQRALANLVTSTETEQNLGHRETALNLLGQCMEQENRHIDALRCYMISLNIQARNNAANFLICRLLHGLVNVQEAALN from the coding sequence ATGTTCAGTTTAAACATCACACAATTAAGATGTTACATTCTAATGAAgatgattcttaaaacattcataaatccTCAGTGTGATGGTGTCCTTTCAAGTTTCATgtgcaaaactgttttatttcattgtatacagAATACACATTCAAATAACTGGGTGAAATCCAATTTACTTGCATGTTTGATGTGCTGTCTTTCAGTATTACAGAACTTTGTTAGGAAAGAAAACTGTCCACATTTTGTAATACCTGAAAACAACCTGATGGCTGGAAGAATTTCTCGTCATAACAaacataaaattgttgaaatccTTGAAAATATCTTACAAGGTGAAGGTCGTGCACTGCTGGAGATTCCCACTGATGACCTTGGCATGAGACTACAAGTGAAGATGAACATGGGTGAAGCTTTACAGTATTACCTAACGCCATCCCAAATAAATGCCCACATTTCAGCACAGCTGCTACTTTATACTGCCGATGCAGTAAGTTTCAATCACAAGcttcttttaaaagaaataaggCATGATGGAAATGAGAGGGTGCATGAGAGATTATCAGACTATATGTTAACACTAACTAGAATGTACAGAGAAATGGGTTTTAGCAGTTTGGAAAAATCTGCAGTAAGGCTTTTAGCACCTTTGCTTTCATCTTCTCTAGGATCTGTGATAGCATCTCACAACATTTACACTACTCACAGTATATCTCCAGAAGCCCTGGGCTGGTTTTCAGTAGGTTTGAACTCAGATGTGGCATCTGGTAGATTGAAACTTGCATCAGCATTATGCTGTGTAGGAGATATAGAAAGAGCAGAGTTTGTTCTGAGGAATATAAAAGAAAAGTATGATCTGAATACTGTTGAACCTAGATGCAGATGTTATGATCATTTCATGAATTACCCCAGGCAAGGATTCAGACATAAATGTAACACTGGAAATGAAGAACTGATAACATATAACATAGCATTTTGTGTTAGATTTCTGCGGTGTGAAATTTGCTGTGTTCCTGAAGAGCTAcagtatgaaatgtttagatCTACACAAGAGGACAGACTTGAAAGGGATGGTAAAAGTGACCATTGGATGGATTGGGCAGTGGCAGATTCTCTACCTTATCTCTACTTCCTACAATACAAAATCTATGGAGCTCTTCAGAGACTGGCAGACCAACAACGTGCACTTGCAAACCTTGTCACTAGCACTGAAACAGAACAAAACCTAGGTCACAGGGAAACAGCACTGAACTTACTAGGACAGTGTATGGAACAGGAAAACCGACATATTGATGCTTTACGCTGCTATATGATATCTCTGAATATCCAAGCAAGAAACAATGCCGCAAATTTTCTTATCTGTAGACTTCTTCATGGGTTAGTTAATGTGCAGGAAGCTGCACTGAACTGA
- the LOC123548735 gene encoding uncharacterized protein LOC123548735 isoform X2 — translation MSQHPDFYRTVSLKLSEVLNDIGVNERMILKTRRMVLFSETIISSTDRLLGKNISTYNFGSQSEGSTTIGLHSDSDTLYCDSKLNVIQDWSEWQPGRRNLLMIQDETTSPGYCLLQQLRDDEPLPVPTALLEHEPNRHLTVSRGKVLLKNTCYRNVVAGSVINGPASSTQGSPGFADQDYVPAYHCKSWPAEAWPWLLQQGIGRWPTEDMKRYL, via the coding sequence ATGTCTCAACATCCTGATTTCTACCGGACTGTATCACTGAAACTGTCAGAGGTGCTCAATGATATTGGTGTCAATGAGAGAATGATTCTGAAGACGAGGAGGATGGTCTTGTTTAGTGAAACTATCATATCTAGTACAGACAGACTGCTGGGCAAGAACATTTCCACCTATAATTTTGGTAGCCAGTCTGAAGGGTCTACAACAATAGGACTCCATTCAGACAGTGATACACTCTACTGCGATAGTAAGTTAAATGTGATACAGGACTGGAGTGAGTGGCAACCTGGCAGGCGCAATCTACTGATGATCCAGGATGAGACCACATCACCAGGTTACTGTCTACTACAACAGCTGAGGGATGATGAGCCTCTTCCTGTTCCTACTGCTTTACTTGAACATGAACCAAACAGACATCTTACAGTCAGCAGAGGTAAAGTGCTGCTGAAGAACACATGTTATAGAAATGTTGTAGCAGGAAGTGTAATAAATGGTCCTGCTTCATCAACGCAAGGAAGTCCAGGTTTTGCTGATCAAGATTATGTTCCAGCATACCACTGTAAATCATGGCCTGCAGAAGCCTGGCCATGGTTATTACAACAAGGTATAGGAAGATGGCCTACAGAAGACATGAAGAGATATTTGTGA